A section of the Acidobacteriota bacterium genome encodes:
- the panB gene encoding 3-methyl-2-oxobutanoate hydroxymethyltransferase, whose amino-acid sequence MVTAYDLSSARLVDAAGIDVILVGDSLAMVMLGMESTVPLTMDELVHHCRAVARGSRRGFLVGDMPFLSYQVEIPQALRNAGRLLKEGGMGAVKLEGGRVMAPTVRALVERGIPVMGHIGLTPQSISQLGGYRVQGKTAESARGLLEDALALEAAGCFSLVLESVPAPVAEVISRRLRIPTIGIGAGVGCDGQVLVYHDMLGLFDDFQPRFVKRYAEVGEEIHRALSEYRQDVEERRFPSEEHTYPMDEEELREFLRSVGE is encoded by the coding sequence ATGGTCACCGCCTACGACCTGTCCTCCGCCCGCCTGGTGGACGCCGCCGGCATCGACGTGATCCTGGTGGGGGATTCCCTGGCCATGGTGATGCTGGGAATGGAGAGCACCGTACCCCTGACCATGGACGAGCTGGTGCACCACTGCCGGGCCGTCGCCCGCGGCAGCCGCCGGGGATTCCTGGTGGGGGACATGCCCTTCCTCTCCTACCAGGTGGAGATTCCCCAGGCCCTGCGCAACGCCGGCCGGCTGCTCAAAGAGGGTGGCATGGGAGCGGTGAAGCTGGAAGGCGGCCGGGTGATGGCGCCGACGGTGCGGGCACTGGTGGAGCGCGGCATCCCGGTGATGGGGCACATCGGCCTCACCCCCCAGAGCATCTCTCAGCTGGGCGGCTATCGGGTGCAGGGGAAAACCGCCGAGTCCGCCCGCGGGCTGCTGGAGGATGCTCTAGCCCTGGAAGCGGCGGGCTGCTTCTCGCTGGTCCTGGAGTCGGTTCCAGCACCGGTGGCGGAGGTCATCAGCCGGCGCCTGAGGATCCCCACCATCGGCATCGGCGCCGGCGTCGGCTGCGACGGCCAGGTGCTCGTCTACCACGACATGCTGGGCCTCTTCGACGACTTCCAGCCCCGCTTCGTCAAACGCTACGCGGAGGTAGGCGAAGAGATCCACCGAGCCCTCAGCGAGTATCGGCAGGACGTGGAAGAAAGGCGCTTCCCCAGCGAAGAGCACACCTATCCCATGGATGAGGAGGAGCTTCGGGAGTTCCTCCGCAGCGTCGGTGA